GAAATTTCGAAGAAGCGGTATGAAATTGCacttttttacaaattttcacttttgacCGATTTTGTGGCCCACCCCGTAATTTCTACAGAATTTTCGTCTTCGGAGTCCTATAATATCCTATAATATTGgccgaagaatttttttttctatctgcCGAACCGTCGAACGTccaaaaaaccgaaaactgaAGAAAACAGAATTTGGGCCAAAAGACTACCCGATTACTCGAAAACTGCCGGGAGTTCAGCTTGGCACCAGAATCAATCAACACATTCTCTGCACCTTTCATGGACACGGGTTGTTCTATGGCCCCTCGACTAAATAACGAAACCTTTTAGGATGTAAGCCAGTAAGAGATTTTGTTGTCCTTAACACATTTGGTTTGATGGAGACACGAACGGCTTGTCCGACTGGAATTCGGAAAAACTGGCCATCAACCTGAGGGCAATTCATCTGAAGGATGCAAAACCACTTTAAATCCTTGCACTGGTCCACGACACGAATAATCCAAATCTTGCATTTTCATTGCCATAACGATGTCTAATCCAGCTTTGGAACCAGCATTTATGACTCGATATGGATAAAGGTATATACCCGCAGCTCTTGTCATCTTCAAAACCGTTCGCATAACCGTCCTCTAATGTCCAATGCATATGATCCGACATATTATAATTGTAAGTGGACATGAATTTGTCACTGACACCTTCCATGAACATTTCTTTCGGATACAGGGAATTGAATGTGAAACAGAGACATCAGCAGTtatgatttcttcaaaaatgttaTCACAAATTCCCGACAACGTTCTGAACGAGCATGTCATCAGCGAACGTTGCATGGATGGTGCAACCTTTCGGAAATGTCAATTTAATTAACTGGTCTTCACATACGTAATAGGTCGTACTTCTTTtattaaatcgaaaataatgtCGGTCGTAAAATTATCACCAATGTTATTGTCATTGCTGAGTATGAGTGGAtcacaaatttgaaattgggCAGAAGCGTACTTTAACCTGAAACACCAGCTACGttaataatgaaaaagttttctcatCTAGCGTTGTTTTACACTTACTCTCTTTCTGATAGATTATAAAGCGGTGGGCCAGCCTCAAAACTGATTTTCCTCAATGTATCTCTATagtcaaaatacttttttgacttttcgtttctgattaaataatttgtttaattgaaaGTCTTTAACTTGAGTCATCCAACTCACCTGGGCAAATTGTAACAGCTGGGAATGGTAGATGTTTCAGATGGGTCATTTTCTCGGAGAATGTAACGATAACGGGATTGTTGTCCCACTTCATATACGATTGTGAAATTGTAATTGCACAACCTATCAACGAGCATGATACCATAACTATCCACCAAAAATCTGTATTAAATGTTGGTCAAAGGTTTTAAAGcggaaattttgttaattcgtatatattgacaattttcagtCAAGAAAATTCACACTGTCTTTCCATTTCAAAGCATACCGCATTGCGGGTCACTTTGACGCTTAGTGTTTGACATTTATATGACGTCAGCGTTATTTTGTCCAACTGTcagttgtaaatatttaaatttttgacacaCTAAAGGCGTGAATTTGTGCGAACTCTAAAGCTATGCAGTGCAAAGAGAACTCAAAAATGCTTTTAATTAGTTTATCCATACAGAGTTTCTCAAGAATTTAAGAGACATtggtacttagctaaaatttttGCCAACATTCGCGTGCCtcctattttatttttgatgatatcttttcatcagaattctTTCGAAAAGGCTGGTCAAATTGTTACAAACCAAATCAGCGCTCCCACAGTGTCccactttttcgaaatttgtcCTACTGTCTACGTAGCGCACTTCAGGAATTTTAATTAAGTAACAATCAAGCGGATTTTGAACactaaaagtaaattaaaataattttcgacctAACATCATATGATTATTGCAGAGTTCCCACTCctcctaaaattcataaaattcctaaaatggaccaaatcctcctaaaattcataaaattcctaaaatggaccaaatcctcctaaaatcttccaaaaattcttctaaaactcctaaaattcctaaaaatagccCACActatcaaagaatttttttaataaaactgaaaaacaagtaattttttaattacgctgcaatgaatttgaaaacagTCCTTTCTTTGAGTCATGCAAACAGCGATCCTGAACGTGGATTTAGCGAAAACAAATATATTCTCGAGGATCTCAGCTTGTTAGTAAGATGCGACTATCGTCGCACTTCGACCAAAATTATGGTGAATCTTGTTAACTTGAAAGAAGGGTCCAGTCGACAAGAAACAACTGATAAATACCAAGTTGCTGGGTCTTAACTGGCGTCAAAAAAGTGTAAAccataaaagtttcaattattgaACTACATAAGGAAAACGAtgctttgataaaaaaaaaaactttttgtcaattaGGGGTGTACGATGGAGAAAGGTTCGGAGACTggtgtaaattttaaaattcatttacaacttGAGACAAATCAtagaaggctaaattttttagttttcggtCTTCCACCTacttcgacttctaccaaaaACTGAGATCTTTGTTAGCTGCATTAGTCTTATTCTACTAATTGGAGTCCAGTGctacaagaaaaaattaaatccagGCGAAGTTTGTCGAGAAGGTATTTTTGGTGAGTCAGTCAAAGTTTGCgactatgaaaaatttgagtgggattttaaaacttaaaaatttcggaaattctatcaagaaaataattcgatCTTTGCTCAAGTGggctcaagtttttgaaaatcatgtgagaaatgtttgtttcgtgAGTGTTTGTTTGATCTAAAATTGAGGCAAAATGCTCAATTGAGAAAATCGAGTTTTTGACATCATGGgatgataacaattttttgtggagcTTACATCATAATGATTATTGCAGATTCCCACTCctcctaaaattcataaaattcctaaaatggaccaaatcctcctaaaattcataaaattccataaaatggaccaaatcctcctaaaatctccaaaaatcttctaaaactcctaaaattctctaaaaataGCCCACActatcaaagaatttttttaataaaactgaaaaacaagtaatttttttaattacgctgcaatgaatttgaaaaacagTCCTTTCTTTGAGTCATGCAAACAGCGATCCTGAACGTGGATTTAGCGAAACAAATATATTCTCGAGGATCTCAGCTTGTTAGTAGATGCGACTATCGTCGCACTTCGACCAAAATTATGGTGAATCTTGTTAACTTGAAAGAAGGGTCCAGTCGACAGAAGAACAACTGATAAATACCAAGTGCTGGTCTTAACTGGCGTCAAAAAAGTGTAAAccataaaagtttcaattattgaACTACATAAGGANNNNNNNNNNNNNNNNNNNNNNNNNTGCACAGTATGCTAGACAAGTAAAAATTTCTTGCTCATTCAACTACAAACAATAGATTGAAAATACTGCGCATCTAGATTGTCAACTGACTGGTGCTGGAGGCTGTGACTATTCCTTCATTGATTGGAAACGACGACTTTTATGGTGGCTAGGCGGCGAGTTTTTTATTTCTACGGAATCGGAACGTACCGGAACGTTGTACTCAGACATGAAATGGGTAAAATAGGCAGCCCTAACAAATGGGACAAATTGCAGATGCTTTTTTTGATCTTTTTAAGAGtcataaatttcgtttaaatgtCGGGGAGGAGTAACGATAATGATCATCTATCGTGGTGTTAATCTGCAAGCCAATTTTAACTCTCGTCACCACTAAGTGGGTCATTGTTGACCGATCGAAATGTGCGAGAGGAAAGAGCAATATACAGACTATTACAGTATCCGTGGGCAGATCTAGCATCTGGCctcaatcaatttaattttacttctGATGGTCAATACTCTCGATGGTATCTCGATGTATCGGTAAGTGCAGCTGGCGAGGCGGATTCTCTTGAATTTGTTCTTGACGGTGAAATTCTACCTTGGGAATCGCGTGGTAGTGATGACAGAGAATTCTACAGTTGGTTGAACGATGCGGGATTCTCGGAAGGTATTATCACTTTTCTTAATCAAAATAGTACTTAATGGTATGGTACTCAAGGtgaacatacattttcggttCGCTCTAAAACCGCATCTACCAACCCTGCCATTCCAAGAATGATCTGTTCGGTAAGACTATATGAGTTTGGCAACGAAGATGAGTTCCATATTGACAATAGCGTGGTATCTGCATACCCTACTTGGGATGTAAGCAGACGAGTAACTTATCGCCCAACTAATGCAGGATGTCTAATGAGGAATATGACTCACAACGAATTTTGTTCTGTATGCAAGGAGGAATGTGGTACCAATTTTTCCAGAGAATTTCTCTAATTGGTGCGAATTCAGTTCATAAATTATCCATGACGTGGGTCTCATGCatattttctcactttttaGATGATGTCACAGTGAGTAAAATATCGAATCCTGATAAGACAAAACGTGTCGAAGTCAACACGTTGAAATTGGCACATTTGCGAGCACCTGGAAATGAAGTGGAAGGCGAGATTTTGGAAATTCGTTGGTTTATGGTGGACAGCAACGGCCGGAATTCGATGATCAGTTTGTGATCGATGCTGAGGGAGGTACCTGGTCCGGTGTCTGTGCATTTCATTACCCCAGAAGTCAGATATGATCCCAACGCGCTGTTGCATGATTCAGAAACATTACTGTAACATTCCCAGTTAATTCAACAATGTCAAGTCTTCCTTCTGCGACTGATAATGCAAAACATTTATTGatctaaattaaaattgggtgtaaatttacaattcaaattttatttcgaacgAGTGCCAAAAGTCAAATCTACTGAACACACAAATACCTTCCctagaaaagatttttttttttaattaccaAATTTTAACGAGATTGAAAAGTTGGACTAAATTCTTTCGATGTACCACGGCCTTCTTTGCGATTCACCTCTGAGTTTCAGTTTCGGCAGCATTTGCCgttcttcttcaattttacgTGATCGCATGAAGCAAAATAGCCGCAATGAAACGTAATAGAAGAGCTCAACTATGCTCAGTATTGAAACACCCATAAATAGTCCCAGTAGACCTCCACAAGACGACACAAAATCTGTAAGTCCAACTAGCTCGGAGCGTTTCGATGTAATGAACTGATTTTCtttgaagaaaatggaaaaggaGGCAAATTGATACCTGTccgaaattgataaattgtAAAACCTTCATTCATTTCTGATCGTATGCGTAATGGGCAAACCCTTCAACCACCGCTCCGGTATGATTTAAGGCTTTGTAAAAGTTTTTCCATTCGTATGACGACTGCGATATTTCAGTATCGTAGGAAATGCTGGTACAAGCTGGCAGGCAGTTACAGCTATTAATTTTCTTGGACGTTTCAACTGTATCGGAGTCCTCCAATAAATCCATTTCTGCCTCAATGTAACAATTCACCTTAGCTATGCCACAAATTGGCGTTGTTCTGTCGTGAggcattgaaaattttacgcaTCCACAAAATCCCAGTGTGTAATTGGCCAAGCATTCCATTTCACAATTTCGTTTACTGTACGTTCTCATGTAGCGCAGTCTGCGTTCAAAGTTGAAGAAACATTGTCGCCTGATAAGAAAGGATCGGAAAAATGATTAGAAGATCGAATAATGGTCAATTAGTCTAGGGGCCATAGAATAACTCGTGTCCATGAAAGGTGCAGAGAATGTGTTGATTCTGagatttttttcaagaaaaatgtgGGCCACCCTGTATTTATAAGTGGTAAAACACCTAATTTGTACAGAATTTCTCGATGAGCACACTCGCAGTGACTAAGATCTCTCTGATACAAAAGTTCATGAAGAAATTTCGAAGAAGCGTATGAAATTGCacttttttacaaattttcacttttgacCGATTTTGTGGCCCACCCCGTAATTTCTACAGAATTTTCGTCTTCGGAGTCCTATAATATCCTATAATATTgccgaagaatttttttttctatctgcCGAACCGTCGAACGTccaaaaaaccgaaaactgaAGAAAACAGAATTTGGGCCAAAAACTACCCGATTACTCGAAAACTGCCGGGAGTTCAGCTTGGCACCAGAATCAATCAACACATTCTCTGCACCTTTCATGGACACGGGTTGTTCTATGGCCCCTCGACTAAATAACGAAACCTTTTAGGATGTAAGCCAGTAAGAGATTTTGTTGTCCTTAACACATTTGGTTTGATGGAGACACGAACGGCTTGTCCGACTGGAATTCGGAAAAACTGGCCATCAACCTGAGGCAATTCATCTGAAGGATGCAAAACCACTTTAAATCCTTGCACTGGTCCACGACACGAATAATCCAAATCTTGCATTTTCATTGCCATAACGATGTCTAATCCAGCTTTGGAACCAGCATTTATGACTCGATATGGATAAAGGTATATACCCGCAGCTCTGTCATCTTCAAAACCGTTCGCATAACCGTCCTCTAATGTCCAATGCATATGATCCGACATATTATAATTGTAAGTGGACATGAATTTGTCACTGACACCTTCCATGAACATTTCTTTCGGATACAGGGAATTGAATGTGAAACAGAGACCATCAGCAGTtatgatttcttcaaaaatgttaTCACAAATTCCCGACAACGTTCTGAACGAGCATGTCATCAGCGAACGTTGCATGGATGGTGCAACCTTTCGGAAATGTCAATTTAATTAACTGGTCTTCACATACGTAATAGGTCGTACTTCTTTtattaaatcgaaaataatgtCGGTCGTAAAATTATCACCAATGTTATTGTCATTGCTGAGTATGAGTGGAtcacaaatttgaaattgggCAGAAGCGTACTTTAACCTGAAACACCAGCTACGttaataatgaaaaagttttctcatCTAGCGTTGTTTTACACTTACTCTCTTTCTGATAGATTATAAAGCGGTGGGCCAGCCTCAAAACTGATTTTCCTCAATGTATCTCTATAgtcaaaaatacttttttgacttttcgtttctgattaaataatttgtttaattgaaaGTCTTTAACTTGAGTCATCCAACTCACCTGGGCAAATTGTAACAGCTGGGAATGGTAGATGTTTCAGATGGGTCATTTTCTCGGAGAATGTAACGATAACGGGATTGTTGTCCCACTTCATATACGATTGTGAAATTGTAATTGCACAACCTATCAACGAGCATGATACCATAACTATCCACCAAAATCTGTATTAAATGTTGGTCAAAGGTTTTAAAGcggaaattttgttaattcgtatatattgacaattttcagtCAAGAAAATTCACACTGTCTTTCCATTTCAAAGCATACCGCATTGCGGGTCACTTTGACGCTTAGTGTTTGACATTTATATGACGTCAGCGTTATTTTGTCCAACTGTcagttgtaaatatttaaatttttgacacaCTAAAGGCGTGAATTTGTGCGAACTCTAAAGCTATGCAGTGCAAAGAGAACTCAAAAATGCTTTTAATTAGTTTATCCATACAGAGTTTCTCAAGAATTTAAGAGACATtggtacttagctaaaatttttGCCAACATTCGCGTGCCtcctattttatttttgatgatatcttttcatcagaattctTTCGAAAAGCTGGTCAAATTGTTACAACCAAATCAGCGCTCCCACAGTGTCccactttttcgaaatttgtcCTACTGTCCTACGTAGCGCACTTCAGGAATTTTAATTAAGTAACAATCAAGCGGATTTTGAACactaaaagtaaattaaaataattttcgacctAACATCATATGATTATTGCAGAGTTCCCACTCctcctaaaattcataaaattcctaaaatggaccaaatcctcctaaaattcataaaattcctaaaatggaccaaatcctcctaaaatctccaaaaatcttctaaaactcctaaaattcctaaaaatagccCACActatcaaagaatttttttaataaaactgaaaaacaagtaatttttttaattacgctgcaatgaatttgaaaacagTCCTTTCTTTGAGTCATGCAAACAGCGATCCTGAACGTGGATTTAGCGAAAACAAATATATTCTCGAGGATCTCAGCTTGTTAGTAGATGCGACTATCGTCGCACTTCGACCAAAATTATGGTGAATCTTGTTAACTTGAAAGAAGGGTCCAGTCGACAAGAAACAACTGATAAATACCAAGTTGCTGGTCTTAACTGGCGTCAAAAAAGTGTAAAccataaaagtttcaattattgaACTACATAAGGAAAACGAtgctttgataaaaaaaaaaactttttgtcaattaGGGGTGTACGATGGAGAAAGGTTCGAGACTggtgtaaattttaaaaattcatttacaacttgagacaaatcatagaagctaaattttttagttttcggtCTTCCACCTacttcgacttctaccaaaaACTGAGATCTTTGTTAGCTGCATTAGTCTTATTCTACTAATTGGAGTCCAGTGctacaagaaaaaattaaatccagGCGAAGTTTGTCGAGAAGGTATTTTTGGTGAGTCGTCAAAGTTTGCcgactatgaaaaattgagtggattttaaacttaaaaattcggaaattctatcaagaaaataattcgatCTTTGCTCAAGTGggctcaagtttttgaaaatcatgtgagaaatgtttgtttcgtgAGTGTTTGTTTGATCTAAAATTGAGGCAAAATGGCTCAATTGAGAAAATCGAGTTTTTGACATCATGGgatgataacaattttttgtggactatGCCTGTCTCGATCCTATatccatcgcacacccctaattgaacatattaattttctgaaattattttacgaaGTGTATGAGAAGCAGAAAGATCTTGAGGCTGCAAAAATTCCTCCGGAAATTACTTATAAAACCTTTATcaaatctcctaaaatactCCTAAAATACTCCTAAAATTACTTgcaaaatctcctaaaattctcctaaaattaccgttaaaatttcctaaaattcctaattttaggAGCCTTCCTAAGTCGTGGGAACTCTGTTATTGGCTTAGATTATCAGAGATAAAAGATAACCACATCCAGTTATTTCGCGACTGGCAAAATCATGTTTTTGTTTGAGCCACGCAAATGCTGTATTCAGCACAAACCTTCTGCAAAATAAAGGAACAACAGCCAGTCAATGATAGTATTAATGCATATAAGGGTGTTATAAATATTCCCATAACTGATCATCTGCTGTCATTTTGTCACAAACTATCAGGTTTATTTAGatcttcaaaaattctaagTTGAAAAGTGGTAGAAAAAAAAGCAGCAGGACGAAAGAGCTGATCGTAAACATAAGGACAAAAAAGCGCAGAAATCCAAGATAAGGGAAATCGATAGATCGATTGGTCAGGATTTGGCAACGTTAAATGTGGCGGTAAAGTTGTTGATCGACAGTAACAAATGTTTGAGCAAAGCTGTAAATTcatggcagagtaaaatagACCAGGCaagagcggttcatttttgaaacgtcaaataaaggacctaatacactgtataaaaatgaactcaaatgaacactgacataaattaaaaagttttactCGCATAAAAATAAgactactagattattcaggtccctagtcaaatcaagcacTCCTGcatggtttactttactctgtcgtgagtAAATTCCAACGGAACCGTGGAAATAAGTGAATTAATTAAGGCACAAGCAGTTCTAACAGCGAACAAAGACGAAAATCGAAGAATTTAAAAAGCAGAAACCGCAACtagaaaaatagttatttatgcaatcgaggtacgaagtactttattaaagggttgatattttgaaatttaaaataggCTGTTTGTTGTTTCGTGAGcataataaagtactttgcatccAGTCAAATACAATATATTATGCCACAGatgcatctaaagtttgcagtggcataaataactattttgaacCTTGAATGTCtgttattttcattaataaacCTCAAAACAATGTCCTACTCCTACATGTACTGCGGTAGGGCACGAAAATTTTAGTGGGACCGCtgccaaatctattttctgttgaaagctaacacattcttGGTCGTTATTGAGGtcgttaatttttcaaaaaggattctgatggaaagatatcatcaaaagtaaatctagtatttaaaaaacgcctaAATATATGCTTTTCAGGTTGAACCATTACATTTTAAGCATGTACCGaacgaattgaaataaaatctgttCATTTTCTGGCATTCATTTGCGGTCTAgtgaaaatttgattggaccaataccacggcagagtaaaataaaccaggcaggagcggttcattttcggaacgtcaaataagggacctaatacactggatgaaaatgaactcaaatgaacactgacataaattggaaaattttgttcgcaaaaaatatagggctactagatcaatcaggtcccttgtcaaatcagcgctcctgcctggttaactttactctgccgtgccaATACTATTTTCCTCAAATCAGGTTTATCGTGCATGCGCCTTCACTTAGTCACCTATTAATTTGACATCGTcattatattttattactaTCACGCAACGCGGCcattatatttaatttaaagtgaGTAAATTGtgcaaagatttattttttaaaatcctTAAGCGATACTTATTACGATTTTATTAAAGGCGGAGAACATACTACCTCATCTACTTCTTTTAATTCAacagaatttttaaataaaaatgtaaaaatttgggaaatgcAAGAAAGTGTgggaaaatgtaggaaaatgttttcccaaaaatattctcCGGTTGTAACACACTTTTTTCCATCTAAAGTATAAATTATCCAAAGCTGTCGAAAATACAAAAGGTCACGGCTCTTTTCATAgaataattatttcttaaGGTTTAACTATTGCTATGTTATGTCCAACATTGGTTTATGTCCTCATAACCGGCTCAAGCATCAAAAAAAGTACCTACTCCCACTACCCTTTACATCTACTTACCTTTCAAACAAGTGAATATCTTGTTTAGTAATGTATCTAACTCCGTGAATGGTACTGTTATCACAATACTCTTCAACAAGCATCCGTTTCCTCAGCTTTGCTCTGCCCTTATGATTGCACTTTTTCGACACTGGCCTTTTGGCAAATAAATACGATCATTTTGATGTTGTCTACGTATAATagaggaaaattaaatttaaatcacgTCGTACTAATCGAAATTAATAGAAATTTGgctttgtaaaataaaaaatgattttacccaacaattattaaatttgctgaagttttatttttcatttttcactcTCTcgtattatttttgtcgttacgcgtcgaaaaccgttgtaaaatgtagaaatcattatttttctgtttttttttttgaaatacatacaaattgatgaatttttaatgaattttttgtaacaaaatattttcgtgtaaCATGTTTTATAGATTATATTGGTGGTGCATAAAGTGCACACTCGTATTGCTTTCTAGGTGTATAAtgtttaatataaatttcaattatcatTTATCTGGACATGAATGTATCACGTTACGAGTGATACAATGGAATATCACGaatcatttgaaattaattaattatgttAACATAAATAAGGTATGACGAAGGAACTAGTTCCATTTAGCGGTAATGGCGGATACTCTCTAGTATGCGGATACACAAGTTTATAACGCTGGCAATCTTCCCCTGTAtcataatgtactattattgtaTTGGCGCAAACGACGAACTTATCGACATGCTAATGTAGACCCGACATAAATCCGTGCTGAGCCAGAGTGACCACTTTACCTAgcttttccattaaaaaatcacaaacaaTCGATTCGAAAACCTTTCCGAAGTTTGTTTCCACTCAACACAAAGACCTTCGTAAGATAGCGTGAAcaagctgtcaagtaaacaaaggaaaaattgaaaaaaatcaattttgtctttttcacagagtacttttttggtaagtggaaatcaagcattaatGTTCGGTATAATTCTCCGAAAAACTCCGCAATAATAGTATGTTATATTGAGTGCTTCGGAGGACTCAGGGACTGAAATAAGCATTTTTTTCGGTGCAGCCACATCTTGTCAGGGCCCATGTTTTTGCTCTGAAGGGCCAAATCtaatttgtaaaacaaaacttgAAATAAGTGATCTTGGGTGATTAAAGTAGAAGTCACAGACTTTATTCAATCATGTCCCTTAACTGGGACCACTGGTTCTCAGTTTCTGAATTTGAGAGATCATTCTGTAGGCTCAATGCGAAAGTCATTTAAggattcatttcaaattttaaggtTCTCTCAAGTTTAAGAATTATTCCTGAATGATGATTTTCAATACTGACTTTTGATGATgcaaaaatagaaaactgCACAACTCTTAAAGTATAAATGAATCTCTGATTCgagtaaatagttatttggatATTTAATTGGGTGTAGCGGTTTCTACAAAATGCCTTAGttcttttaaggctcagccggaaatccactcagctggtccgTCTGATCATTTCATAGACAAACAAATTAatcaaactttgattttgtactgccgttaaattgatttttaaaaatttcgtcgttttcagTCTTcgtcacatatatcgatttttaacGGTCAGTGCAGTGTGCACAAAAAAGTTGAGTCCATATGTTAGTCTAATGCCTTCGGCTcggtctggaaacttctcacacgctaaaaaagacttatGGTCTtagtacgaaatgtactatttttggCTTgatctttttgtaaaataatctgtgaagtcTGGAGATTAGATTAACATATGgactcaactttttatgcCCATTGCACTGACcgttaaaaatcgaaaaatgtgacGAAGTCCGacaacgacgaaattttcaaaaatcgatctggctTCAGCACAAAATcatagtttaaaaaaaaatctttcataaAATGATAAGTCCACCTGAATGGATTTCCGGCTGAACATTAAAAGAActaagacattttgtaaaaaccggTACACCCTAGtatttagaaaaatgtgtCTCAGGCAAGAATTTTGAATTCCTAAGTTTATGCAGCTTACAGGAAAcagaaaacaggaaaagtaggaaaatatgagTTTTCTTGATTTCTCCCCAATAGTTACTGTTGTAAGTACAAActcgattttcttaaaaattaaatattttgtcatattTGACATACGCATACCATTTTGAATCTAAACATCCAGAAATGTGCTTGAAAAACTACTGCcaaaacaagcaaaacacGTTATTTTGCTTGAATTCTCGCCAATAGCTACTGATCGATAAATCTGATATACCTAATATGCCTACGCTGTTTTGAAGCAGTTCCCATTGGAATAGCGGACAACGCGATAACGCTAGAAAGTAAAGGTGGGCACGCAAAACAGAGGCAAACAACGTAaaattcatatatatatatatatatattttaaatattgagTCTCAAAACTGCGAATTCGGGCTTACTCgtcttttgaaaatcaaagagataaaatttttattttttttagttttatagAAACAATTACcgtcgtttgaaaatcaaagagaaatttttttcattttttcagttttatagGAACAATTATGTGTTAAAAATATGGA
The sequence above is drawn from the Bradysia coprophila strain Holo2 chromosome IV unlocalized genomic scaffold, BU_Bcop_v1 contig_144, whole genome shotgun sequence genome and encodes:
- the LOC119071199 gene encoding pickpocket protein 28-like, encoding MLVEEYCDNSTIHGVRYITKQDIHLFERFWWIVMVSCSLIGCAITISQSYMKWDNNPVIVTFSEKMTHLKHLPFPAVTICPETKSQKSIFDYRDTLRKISFEAGPPLYNLSERELKYASAQFQICDPLILSNDNNIGDNFTTDIIFDLIKEVAPSMQRSLMTCSFRTLSGICDNIFEEIITADGLCFTFNSLYPKEMFMEGVSDKFMSTYNYNMSDHMHWTLEDGYANGFEDDRAAGIYLYPYRVINAGSKAGLDIVMAMKMQDLDYSCRGPVQGFKVVLHPSDELPQVDGQFFRIPVGQAVRVSIKPNVLRTTKSLTGLHPKRRQCFFNFERRLRYMRTYSKRNCEMECLANYTLGFCGCVKFSMPHDRTTPICGIAKVNCYIEAEMDLLEDSDTVETSKKINSCNCLPACTSISYDTEISQSSYEWKNFYKALNHTGAVVEGYQFASFSIFFKENQFITSKRSELVGLTDFVSSCGGLLGLFMGVSILSIVELFYYVSLRLFCFMRSRKIEEERQMLPKLKLRGESQRRPWYIERI